In Desulfovibrionales bacterium, the genomic window AATATGAAGTTTAGCGTCGATGATTTTGTGCAGCGTGATTTTTATTACGCCCTGGTGGACGAGGTCGATAGTATCCTTATAGATGAGGCCCGTACTCCGCTTATCATTTCCGGACCGGCGGAAGAGTCCACAGAACTTTATTATCGTGTAGATAAGATTATCCCAAAACTCCGATCAGAACAAGACTACGTGGTGGAGGAAAAGACACGCACTGTGGTCCTGACCGAGGAGGGTGTAGCCAAGGCGGAAAAATTGCTCAAGACAGACAATCTCTATGATCCTAAAAATATAGAGACGTTGCACCATGTGAACCAGGCCCTGCGAGCCCATACCCTTTTCAAGAAAGACGTTGATTATATAGTCAAAGATGGGGAAGTTATCATTGTGGATGAATTTACGGGCCGGCTCATGCCCGGCCGCCGCTACAGTGAAGGGCTGCACCAGGCCCTGGAAGCCAAGGAAGAAGTTAAAATTGAGAGTGAGAACCAGACCCTGGCCTCCGTTACCTTCCAGAATTATTTCCGCATGTATGAGAAACTGGCCGGCATGACCGGTACGGCAGATACTGAAGCGGTGGAATTTCAGAAAATCTATAATCTTGAGGTAGTCATTATCCCCACCAATATGCCCATGATCCGTACCGATTATCCGGATGCTATCTATAAGACAGAGAATGAAAAATTCAAGGCTGTCGCACGGGAAATAAAAGAACTCCATGCCAAAGGGCAGCCGGTGCTGGTGGGAACTATATCGATTGAGAAGTCAGAACGCTTGAGCAGCCTCTTACGCAAGGAAGGCATCAGGCATTCCGTGCTCAACGCCAAACACCATGAAAAGGAGGCGGAGATCGTGGCCCGGGCCGGGCAGCAAGGGGCCGTAACCCTCTCCACGAATATGGCCGGCCGGGGTACGGATATTGTCCTCGGCGAGGGTGTGCCTGATCTGGGCGGGTTGCATATTGTGGGCACCGAGAGACACGAGGCCAGGCGTATTGACAATCAGCTTCGCGGCCGGGCCGGACGTCAGGGCGACCAGGGTTCTTCGCGGTTTTATCTTTCTTTAGAAGATGACCTTTTGCGCATATTCGGTTCGGAACGTATCTCCTCTATCATGGACAAACTGGGTATGGAAGAAGACCAACCCATTGAACACACCCTGGTTTCCAAGGCCATAGAAAATGCGCAAAAGAGGGTAGAGGCGCAGAATTTCGAGATCAGAAAACGTCTCCTGGAATATGACGACGTCATGAACCAGCAAAGAGAGGTTATATACAGACAGAGGCGCGAAATTTTGGGCAGCGATAACCTGCAGGAATATATCGGAGAAATGATCGAAGATATTGTTTCGGTTATGGTGGATGCCGTGGCGGACGAAAAGAGCCTGCCGGAAGAGTGGGATTTGAAGGGATTGGCCGACCGGTGTTACAGCCAGTTTTCTATTCACCTATCCTTTGCCCCTGAAGAAGTCCGTAATTTTAACCGGGGCACCCTGGAAGATATGGTGTTGGCCAGAGTAAAAGAGGCGTATGCAGCCAGGGAAAGAGAGTTCGGTACAGAAACGTTTCGATCCCTGGAGCGTTTTATTACCTTACAGACCGTAGATAGTCTCTGGAAAGATCACCTGCTCAATATGGATCACCTGAAAGAGGGGATAGGACTCCGTGGTTACGGACAGAAAGACCCGTTACAGGAATATAAGAAGGAAGGGTACGAGATGTTTATGGCCATGGTGGAACGCATCAAAGAAGAAGCGGTCTCTACCCTCTTCCGCGTTCAGTTGGCCAGGGAGGCGGATTTAGAGACTTATCAGCGTCCCAAAAGGCAGGAATTCTCTTTAACCCGTGGCGACGAAGGTGAAGAAGAGAAAGAACCTGTGCGGCGGCAGGCCGAAAAAATCGGGCGCAATCAACTCTGCCCGTGCGGCAGCGGCAAAAAATATAAAAAGTGCTGTGGGAAAAAATAACCAGCAGATAAAAGGCTTTTTATTTTCGGCTACCGGGGCCTCCATCAAAAAGCCGGGGCGTTTGGACGTAGGGCTGATTTATGCCGAGAAGCCGGCCGTGGCGGCGGGCGTATTTACCAGAAATCGCGTCAAGGCTGCGCCGGTCATCATAAGTCGGGAGCGCCTGCGTCGGGGAGCGGCTCAGGCCATCCTTGTAAACAGCGGGAACGCTAATGCCTGTACCGGAGAGCAGGGGCTGGAGGATGCCCGGGAGTCGGCGCGTGTTCTGGCAAAACATTTGGAGATAAAAGAAAAACTGGCGCTGGTGGCCTCGACCGGCGTTATCGGTCAGTTCCTGCCTATGGAGAGGATTAAAGGGGCCATTCCCCCCCTGGCGCAGTCCCTTGCGCCGAACCGCCTGGCTGAGGTCAGCCGGGCTATCCTGACTACAGATAAGATGCCTAAGACAGCCTTTCGCGAAGGTAATATCGACGGCGTTCCCATCCGTATGGCGGCTATAGCCAAGGGGGCAGGGATGATTATGCCGCAGATGGCGACCATGCTCTGTTTTGTCATGACCGACGCCGCCATAAGGGCCGATGCCCTGAGGGCATCTTTGCATCGCGCGGTTTCGCTGTCTTTTAACCGGATCACGGTAGATGGAGATATGAGCACTAACGATTCGGTGATAATCCTGGCCAGTGGCGAAGCCAATAATAAGCGCATAGATATTGACGATTCTGCGGGCAGAGGCGTTTTTGAAAAGCTGCTGGGCGAGCTTCTTATAGACCTGGCCAGGAGGATCGTACGGGATGGCGAGGGAGCCACAAAGCTGGTGGAGGTTCGTGTCACCGGCGCCGGCACTGTTGGCGAGGCCCGTAAGGCCGCTTACGCCGTGGCTAATTCCAACCTGGTAAAGACAGCGCTGTTTGGGGAAGACGCTAACTGGGGGCGGATTATGGCCGCTCTGGGAAGGTCCGGTGTCCCCATGGATCCGGGGAGGGTGAGCGTTGCTATAAACACGTTCCCCCTGGTTAAAAACGGCCTGGGCTGCGGACCGGAGGCAGAAATGGCGGCTACCGGGGCTATGCGTCAGGAAGAATTTATCCTGCGCATAGACCTGGACAGAGGTCCTTGTGATTTTAACGTCTGGACATGCGACCTGTCAGCGGATTATGTGCGTATAAATGCTTCATATCGCAGCTGATCAGTATATAAACCCTTTTTGAGAACTATCTGATTTTAATTGCAAAGGCGCCTTTTTTGTGTTAAAAAGCAACGTTTTAAATACACACACCCTCTGATTAGCCTTGGTGTCCGCCTTGGGCGGGGTTAACGGTGAGATGCGGAGGGTGGTGGAACTAACCAAGGAACAGGAGGAATATTATGTCTTATGTTACCATGAAACAATTATTGGAAGCCGGGGTCCACTTTGGTCACCAGACCAGGCGGTGGAATCCCAAGATGAAACCTTACATTTTTGGCACTAGAAACGGCATTTATATTATTGACCTGCAAAAGACCGTGCAATTATTCAAGACTGCTTACGATTTTGTTGTGCAGGCGACGACCGGGGGAAAACCTGTTTTATTTGTGGGGACAAAGAAACAGGCCCAGGAGTCTATTGCAGAAGAGGCCAACCGCTGCGGTATGTTTTATGTGAACAGTCGCTGGTTGGGCGGCACCCTAACTAATTTCCAGACTATCCGTAAAAGCATCGACCGCCTTAAGACTCTGGAAGCCATGAAGGAGGATGGAAGCATCCATCGTTTTAAAAAGAAAGAAATCCTTCAAATGGAGAAGGAGATTGTTAAATTAGAAAAATCACTGGGGGGTATCAAAGAGATGGGAAAATTGCCCGGGGCCCTCTTTGTGGTTGATCCCAGGAAGGAGTATATCGCCATAACCGAGGCCCGAAAGCTGGGCATTCCTGTTGTTGCTATAGTTGATACTAATTGTGATCCCGACGGTATTGATTACCTGATACCCGGAAATGATGATGCGATAAGGGCTATCAGGCTTCTCACCTCACGAATAGCCGATGCCTGCTTAGAAGGCAAGGGGCGTTTAGAGGAGGCCCTTCAGGCCGTAACTGATAAGACTGCGGCGGAGACCGAGTCGGTAGGGTTGACAGGGGATACTGGGCCACAAGAAGAATTGTTACCGGCCTCGGCAGAGGATGAAGGTTAACCCTTGCGATGTCAAGAAGTTCAAAATTCAAAGCTCAAAATTAAAATCACTACCAAATGTCAAAGCTCAAATAGAGAAGCGCCTTTGACATTTGTCATTTGAACTTCATTTGAACTTTGGGTTTTGTCATTTGAAATTTGCGCAAAGCGTTTTTGGTTGCGGCTTTGCCGCGCTGTGGTTAATCTTTTGATAATATGTCTAGTTTTAAGGGGGTAAGAATGGTGGAAATTTCGGCAAATACTATAAAGGAATTACGCGATAAGACCAATGCGGGCATTATGGATTGTAAGTTAGCCCTTAAGGAATGTCAGGGAGATATGGAAAAGGCAATTGCCTACCTTCGCAAAAAGGGATTGGCCGTGGCCGTTAAACGCGCTGGCCGGGCGATGACCGAAGGAGCTGTTCGGGCGTATATCCATGCCGGCGGCAAGATAGGCGTGTTGGTAGAAGTTAACTGTGAAACAGATTTTGTGGCCAAGACAGACCAATTCCAGGAATTTGTTAAGAATATAGCCATGCATATTGCTGCGGCCAATCCGATTTATCTACGCAGAGAGGATGTCCATGCCGCGGTAATAGAAAAAGAGAAGGAGATTTACCGCGCCCAGGCTGTTGAAACCGGAAAGCCGGAGAAGATCCTGGACAAGATAGTTGAAGGGCGACTAGAAAAATATTATGGTGAAATCTGCCTCTTGGAGCAGAAATATGTACGCGATCCCGACCTTACCATTCAGGATGTTTTAAATGAGTTAATAACCAAGACCGGAGAAAACGTATCTGTTCGACGTTTTACGCGGTATCAGCTCGGTGAAAATGGTGAATAGGTCTGATGACCCCCAAGTATAAACGAGTCTTGCTAAAATTAAGCGGTGAGGCCCTGTTGGGCGGTCAATCATTTGGCATAAGCCACGATGTCCTGACTTTTATCTCCGAAGAGATTAAAGAGATAATGGGACTGGGCGTACAACTGGCGGTGGTCATTGGCGGCGGCAATATCTTTCGGGGCATAGCCGGCGCTTCCCAGGGTATGGACAGGGCTTCTGCTGACTATATGGGCATGTTGGCTACGGTGATAAATGCCCTGGCTCTGCAGGATGCCCTGGAAAAAAAAGGCGTCCAGACCCGGGTGCAGACCGCTATTGAGATGCGGGAAGTAGCCGAACCCTACATAAGACGGCGCTCAATCCGGCATCTGGAAAAAGGAAGGGTGGTTATATTCGGAGCCGGTACCGGTAACCCCTATTTTACCACGGACACCACCGCCGCCCTCCGCGCCATGGAGATTCACGCCGATGTTATTCTTAAGGCCACGCGAGTGGACGGGGTCTATGACCGGGACCCTCTTAAAGATAAAAAGGCCAGGATGTTTCGCAACTTGACTTACCTGGATGTATTGCAGAAAAAATTACGCGTTATGGATGCCACGGCTATTTCTTTAGCTATGGATCATCAAAAGCCTATAATAATCTTTAATATTCAAAAAAAGGGGAATATTAAGAAAGCTATTTTTGGAAAACCGGTCGGAACAACAGTGCAGGGCGCCGAACCATGAAGGACGAAGTCTTAAAAGATTTAAAGGCTAAAATGGAAAAGACCATTGAGGTCTTTAAACATGAGCTGGCCAGGATGCGTACCGGAAGGGCATCTGTTTCCCTCTTTGACGGCATTAAAGTGGACTATTATGGCTCCATGTTGCCGCTTAGCCAGGTGGCCTCTCTTACTGTGCCGGAACCCAGGCTTATTACTATTCAGCCCTGGGATACCAATGCCCTGGCCAATATTGAGCGGGCCATACTTAAATCAGAACTGGGGTTGACACCGGCAAATGACGGGAAAATTATACGGATAGCCATACCGCCTCTTACAGAAGAACGGCGGAAAGAGATCGTTAAATTGGTTAAAAAAACCACCGAGGAATACCGGGTTATCCTTCGGAATATACGCCGCGATGCCAACGAAGAACTTAAGGGTTTAAAAAAAGAAAAGATAATTTCAGAGGATGAAGCCTTTGCCGTGCAGGAAGAGGTACAAAAGATAACAGATAATTATATTAAAAAAGTGGAGCAGCTTTACGCTGAAAAGGAGAAAGAGATATTGGCATTTTAATAAATAGCCATTTAAGTATATTTTCTCTCCCTGGAAATTATCCGGTCATTCCCTAAGTTATCTCTCGATGTAGGGGTCGCAGACTTTGCCTCATTCAGATAGTCCGTTGTTAGATCCAAAAAAATTGCCCCGGCACTTAGCCATAATCATGGATGGAAATGGACGCTGGGCGAAATCGCGTTCTTTGCCTCGGATTGCCGGTCACCGGCGAGGTGTTGAATCTGTGCGCGAGGTAGTCCGGACTTGTCGGGAGATAGGGATTAAGTTTCTTACCTTATATGCCTTTTCTCAGGAAAACTGGCAACGCCCGCCAGGTGAAGTCAATGCCCTTATGGGTCTCCTTTCTGATTACTTAGAAAAAGAACTGGCGGAGATGCTTGCCAACGGGATATCGCTAAGGGCTATCGGGGAGATAAAAAGACTTCCCCGGCCTGTTTATGAGGTCTTGTTGCGTACGGTTAAACAAACAGAGTCTAATCAGGATATGGTTCTCACCCTGGCATTAAGTTACAGCGGTCGTGATGAGATCGTGCGTGCCGTGCGGGAGATCGCGCGCAGGGTAAACCAGGGTGCCCTGCTACCGGATGAAATAAGCGAAGGATATATAAGCCAGACCCTGGATACCGCCGCCGCCGGACTGCCTGATCCGGACTTCCTTATAAGAACAAGCGGAGAATATCGCTTAAGCAATTTTCTCCTCTGGCAAATGGCCTATACGGAAAACTATATCACCGACGTCCTATGGCCGGACTTTCGTAGAGAGGACCTCGTAAGGGCCCTCCTGGATTACCAGGAAAGAGAGCGGCGTTTTGGCCTGACCAGTGAACAGATTAAAGGCGCCTATGCAGCACCTTAAACGTATAATAACCGCCCTGATTGCTACGCCCCTTCTAATAGCCGTTATATGGTATGGGCCCAGGTCTGTTTTTTTGTTGGTGATTCTGGCCACTGTGGCCATTAGTTTGCTGGAGTACTACGCCCTGGCCGGGAGAATCGATCTCTCCCTCCCGGTTTATTTCGGCATCTTGTTAGGCAGCCTCATCGTCCTTTCCAGTTATAATTTTTCCTTCCCCTGCACCCTGGCAGTGCTTTTTTTAATCACGGCCTTGAGTCTTGCATACTATTTGTTCAATTATGAGCCTCATCCCAAGGTCATTTATTCAATGGGCGTTTTCATTGCCGGTCTGGTATATGTGGCCTTTTCCCTATCTCACCTTGTTCTTATAAGACATCTGGCCATGGGACGTATCTGGATTTTATTTCTTTTGGCCGTAGTCTTTGCGGGTGACGCCGGCGCTTACTGCGTAGGTGTTCTCTTGGGACGTCATAAGCTTTATCCGCGTGTAAGTCCGGGAAAGACCATAGAAGGGGCTATCGGGGGGCTGGCGGCCAGCATTGGGGCGGCCTATCTCATGAGCATTCATTTTTTCCCCTGGATAACTGTGCGACAGGTTGTTTTTCTGGCCCTTTCCCTGGGAATTACCGCTCAAATTGGAGACCTTG contains:
- the secA gene encoding preprotein translocase subunit SecA; the encoded protein is MIGSLLARVFGTKNEREVNRLSLTLSHINSLEPSVQALSDDALRGKTEEFKSCLANGESLDNLLPEAFAAVREASRRVLGQRHFDVQIMGGMVLHQGKIAEMKTGEGKTLVATLPVYLNALTGRGVHVVTVNDYLARRDAEWMGGIYKFLGLSVGVIVHGLNDAERKQAYFSDITYGTNNEFGFDYLRDNMKFSVDDFVQRDFYYALVDEVDSILIDEARTPLIISGPAEESTELYYRVDKIIPKLRSEQDYVVEEKTRTVVLTEEGVAKAEKLLKTDNLYDPKNIETLHHVNQALRAHTLFKKDVDYIVKDGEVIIVDEFTGRLMPGRRYSEGLHQALEAKEEVKIESENQTLASVTFQNYFRMYEKLAGMTGTADTEAVEFQKIYNLEVVIIPTNMPMIRTDYPDAIYKTENEKFKAVAREIKELHAKGQPVLVGTISIEKSERLSSLLRKEGIRHSVLNAKHHEKEAEIVARAGQQGAVTLSTNMAGRGTDIVLGEGVPDLGGLHIVGTERHEARRIDNQLRGRAGRQGDQGSSRFYLSLEDDLLRIFGSERISSIMDKLGMEEDQPIEHTLVSKAIENAQKRVEAQNFEIRKRLLEYDDVMNQQREVIYRQRREILGSDNLQEYIGEMIEDIVSVMVDAVADEKSLPEEWDLKGLADRCYSQFSIHLSFAPEEVRNFNRGTLEDMVLARVKEAYAAREREFGTETFRSLERFITLQTVDSLWKDHLLNMDHLKEGIGLRGYGQKDPLQEYKKEGYEMFMAMVERIKEEAVSTLFRVQLAREADLETYQRPKRQEFSLTRGDEGEEEKEPVRRQAEKIGRNQLCPCGSGKKYKKCCGKK
- the argJ gene encoding bifunctional glutamate N-acetyltransferase/amino-acid acetyltransferase ArgJ, translating into MGKNNQQIKGFLFSATGASIKKPGRLDVGLIYAEKPAVAAGVFTRNRVKAAPVIISRERLRRGAAQAILVNSGNANACTGEQGLEDARESARVLAKHLEIKEKLALVASTGVIGQFLPMERIKGAIPPLAQSLAPNRLAEVSRAILTTDKMPKTAFREGNIDGVPIRMAAIAKGAGMIMPQMATMLCFVMTDAAIRADALRASLHRAVSLSFNRITVDGDMSTNDSVIILASGEANNKRIDIDDSAGRGVFEKLLGELLIDLARRIVRDGEGATKLVEVRVTGAGTVGEARKAAYAVANSNLVKTALFGEDANWGRIMAALGRSGVPMDPGRVSVAINTFPLVKNGLGCGPEAEMAATGAMRQEEFILRIDLDRGPCDFNVWTCDLSADYVRINASYRS
- the rpsB gene encoding 30S ribosomal protein S2; the encoded protein is MSYVTMKQLLEAGVHFGHQTRRWNPKMKPYIFGTRNGIYIIDLQKTVQLFKTAYDFVVQATTGGKPVLFVGTKKQAQESIAEEANRCGMFYVNSRWLGGTLTNFQTIRKSIDRLKTLEAMKEDGSIHRFKKKEILQMEKEIVKLEKSLGGIKEMGKLPGALFVVDPRKEYIAITEARKLGIPVVAIVDTNCDPDGIDYLIPGNDDAIRAIRLLTSRIADACLEGKGRLEEALQAVTDKTAAETESVGLTGDTGPQEELLPASAEDEG
- the tsf gene encoding translation elongation factor Ts, producing MEISANTIKELRDKTNAGIMDCKLALKECQGDMEKAIAYLRKKGLAVAVKRAGRAMTEGAVRAYIHAGGKIGVLVEVNCETDFVAKTDQFQEFVKNIAMHIAAANPIYLRREDVHAAVIEKEKEIYRAQAVETGKPEKILDKIVEGRLEKYYGEICLLEQKYVRDPDLTIQDVLNELITKTGENVSVRRFTRYQLGENGE
- the pyrH gene encoding UMP kinase, which codes for MMTPKYKRVLLKLSGEALLGGQSFGISHDVLTFISEEIKEIMGLGVQLAVVIGGGNIFRGIAGASQGMDRASADYMGMLATVINALALQDALEKKGVQTRVQTAIEMREVAEPYIRRRSIRHLEKGRVVIFGAGTGNPYFTTDTTAALRAMEIHADVILKATRVDGVYDRDPLKDKKARMFRNLTYLDVLQKKLRVMDATAISLAMDHQKPIIIFNIQKKGNIKKAIFGKPVGTTVQGAEP
- the frr gene encoding ribosome recycling factor; translated protein: MKDEVLKDLKAKMEKTIEVFKHELARMRTGRASVSLFDGIKVDYYGSMLPLSQVASLTVPEPRLITIQPWDTNALANIERAILKSELGLTPANDGKIIRIAIPPLTEERRKEIVKLVKKTTEEYRVILRNIRRDANEELKGLKKEKIISEDEAFAVQEEVQKITDNYIKKVEQLYAEKEKEILAF
- a CDS encoding isoprenyl transferase, whose translation is MLDPKKLPRHLAIIMDGNGRWAKSRSLPRIAGHRRGVESVREVVRTCREIGIKFLTLYAFSQENWQRPPGEVNALMGLLSDYLEKELAEMLANGISLRAIGEIKRLPRPVYEVLLRTVKQTESNQDMVLTLALSYSGRDEIVRAVREIARRVNQGALLPDEISEGYISQTLDTAAAGLPDPDFLIRTSGEYRLSNFLLWQMAYTENYITDVLWPDFRREDLVRALLDYQERERRFGLTSEQIKGAYAAP
- a CDS encoding phosphatidate cytidylyltransferase; this encodes MNRLKAPMQHLKRIITALIATPLLIAVIWYGPRSVFLLVILATVAISLLEYYALAGRIDLSLPVYFGILLGSLIVLSSYNFSFPCTLAVLFLITALSLAYYLFNYEPHPKVIYSMGVFIAGLVYVAFSLSHLVLIRHLAMGRIWILFLLAVVFAGDAGAYCVGVLLGRHKLYPRVSPGKTIEGAIGGLAASIGAAYLMSIHFFPWITVRQVVFLALSLGITAQIGDLVESMFKRSAQVKDSGKLFPGHGGMLDRIDGVILAAPVLFYELVFFIRP